A section of the Harmonia axyridis chromosome 2, icHarAxyr1.1, whole genome shotgun sequence genome encodes:
- the LOC123673278 gene encoding putative ankyrin repeat protein RF_0381 has translation MEDFKDLTESFIQDMIVNCGSHIPISYVYSYIKSKKSDISFQNYYLKELIKKRTRTRFSYKDYGIIFCLLCNGAQPFSTCELDDEITIYERVLQINDVYLIELFKCFINPQDVPCEKSLKLILNNFVDDEDSFLRRHTPLHMAATLPNANVTITLLNKKLCCEEKTTNEETPIFFAVKNNQMEQVKTLLKYGANLRARDINSNTVLHALCSEEGEINIELLEFLLNVGCDPNSFGKNSCTPLQMLAENGRINNALECAELLIRRGADVNLQNLHGDTVLHTLSYSCDESQFILFLELLLKSKADTNIVNHDNKTFLDELLLDCCHSRRHTILKHLILLDINGKYQFCVNPIHCDSLDVDFQKRSRKELLHLRSRKIAQLQSQPEYSLVRILSSTVREVSRLCWNQTLITVQFIYNNYENSFLS, from the exons ATGGAAGATTTTAAAGATCTAACAGAAAGTTTTATTCAAGACATGATTGTGAATTGTGGCTCTCATATTCCAATTTCTTATGTATATAGTtatataaaatcgaaaaagagtgatatttcttttcaaaattattatttaaaagaGTTGATTAAGAAGAGGACAAGAACAAGATTTTCCTACAAGGATTACGGAATTATATTCTGCTTGCTGTGTAATGGAGCACAACCTTTTTCAACATGTGAATTAGACGACGAAATAACAATTTATGAGAGAGTTCTACAGATCAATG atgtatatttgattgaactattcaaatgtttcattaatCCTCAAGACGTTCCATGTGAGAAgtctctgaaattaattttaaataatttcgttGATGATGAAGATTCCTTTTTGCGTCGACACACACCCTTGCACATGGCAGCCACATTGCCAAATGCGAACGTAACAATCACTCTTTTGAACAAGAAATTATGTTGTGAGGAGAAAACCACAAACGAGGAAACACCGATATTCTTTGCTGTGAAAAACAACCAGATGGAACAAGTGAAAACCCTTCTGAAATACGGAGCCAACCTCAGAGCGAGGGACATAAACAGCAATACAGTACTTCATGCATTATGTTCTGAAGAAGGAGAGATTAATATCGAActgttagaatttttattaaatgtcGGTTGTGACCCGAATTCATTTGGCAAAAATTCGTGTACCCCTTTACAGATGCTTGCTGAAAATGGAAGAATAAATAATGCATTGGAGTGTGCAGAATTACTGATCAGAAGAGGAGCTGATGTCAATTTGCAAAACCTTCACGGCGACACAGTTCTGCATACATTATCCTACTCTTGTGACGAATCCCAGTTCATTCTCTTTCTCGAATTACTGTTGAAGAGTAAAGCTGACACGAATATAGTCAATCATGACAACAAAACATTTTTGGATGAATTATTATTGGACTGCTGCCATTCTAGACGACATACTATTTTGAAACATCTGATTTTGTTAGATatcaatggaaaatatcaattctgtGTTAATCCAATTCATTGTGATTCGTTGGATGTCGATTTCCAGAAAAGGAGTAGAAAAGAATTGCTTCATTTACGGTCCCGCAAAATAGCTCAATTGCAATCACAACCGGAATATTCTCTGGTGAGAATACTAAGTTCGACTGTAAGGGAAGTGTCCAGATTGTGTTGGAATCAAACATTGATAACTGTTCAATTCATTTACAATAATTACGagaattcatttttatcatGA